In Acaryochloris marina S15, a single genomic region encodes these proteins:
- a CDS encoding anti-sigma regulatory factor: MPKHYHLSVNSDLNNLTQVLDWFQQLHPTRVAEQEWLECQIALAEGFTNAVSHAHQALPPNTPIQLELGIELDHVEIRIWDQGPIFDLRQYLQHHPTFPSQDMGGGRGLLLINRIADNVQYRRIDNCQNCLSIVKYLSLNEPIH; this comes from the coding sequence ATGCCAAAGCATTATCATCTCAGTGTTAATTCTGACCTCAATAACCTGACTCAAGTTCTTGACTGGTTTCAGCAGCTGCACCCTACTCGAGTGGCAGAACAGGAGTGGCTGGAATGCCAGATAGCCCTGGCAGAAGGATTTACAAATGCGGTTAGCCATGCCCATCAAGCACTACCACCCAATACCCCCATCCAGTTAGAGCTGGGGATTGAGCTAGATCATGTGGAGATTCGTATTTGGGACCAGGGTCCTATCTTCGACCTACGTCAATATTTACAGCATCACCCTACTTTCCCTAGCCAAGATATGGGCGGTGGTCGCGGGTTGCTGCTGATCAATCGGATTGCTGATAACGTTCAATATCGAAGAATAGACAATTGCCAGAACTGTCTTTCTATCGTTAAATACCTGTCTTTGAATGAGCCTATCCACTGA
- a CDS encoding pantothenate kinase, which translates to MSLSTEDVKPWIALSIGNSRLHWFYYEGWHLAQTWDTCHIDVAQQRFPATWEEWQAYSPAFAYSSAASMPALWIISVVPSQTLFWQTYPRSTAITAADIPIQLPYATFGLDRALSIWAAGMLYQWPILVIDAGTALTYTGALASTDCLGGAILPGLGLQLRSLSQSTAELPTIDLPQNLPNRWSLTTNLAIQSGILHTLISGMIDFIAAWLKQYPTSQIVLTGGDAETLYRYLSQASQSRADPKLLDRIILQPLLQGIGLLHLHQQQDDR; encoded by the coding sequence ATGAGCCTATCCACTGAGGATGTAAAGCCTTGGATCGCTTTGAGCATCGGTAACTCCCGATTGCACTGGTTTTATTATGAAGGGTGGCACCTCGCTCAAACCTGGGACACCTGCCATATTGATGTAGCCCAACAAAGATTTCCTGCCACCTGGGAGGAGTGGCAGGCTTATTCTCCTGCTTTCGCCTACTCCTCTGCTGCAAGTATGCCTGCTCTGTGGATTATCTCTGTTGTTCCGTCTCAAACCCTTTTTTGGCAGACTTATCCTCGCTCCACAGCCATTACTGCTGCTGATATTCCGATTCAGCTTCCTTATGCAACCTTTGGACTGGATCGAGCGCTTTCAATCTGGGCTGCTGGCATGTTGTATCAATGGCCCATCTTAGTGATTGATGCCGGTACCGCACTCACCTATACGGGTGCTCTTGCCTCTACAGATTGCTTAGGTGGGGCGATTTTGCCAGGCTTGGGATTGCAACTGCGATCGCTCTCACAATCCACTGCAGAATTACCAACTATTGACTTACCCCAAAACCTTCCCAATCGATGGTCACTGACGACCAACTTAGCGATCCAGAGCGGTATTTTGCATACTTTAATCTCTGGCATGATCGACTTTATCGCAGCCTGGTTAAAGCAATATCCCACCAGTCAGATTGTGCTAACGGGGGGAGATGCCGAGACGTTATATCGCTATCTATCGCAAGCTTCTCAATCTAGAGCAGATCCAAAGCTATTAGACCGAATTATCTTACAGCCACTGCTCCAGGGAATAGGGCTCTTACACTTACATCAACAGCAAGACGATCGGTAG
- a CDS encoding NUDIX hydrolase, giving the protein MKRFAYMVQTFLGLLFRHPLLGVCLMPILEDGQIVLVKRRDNGQWSLPGGMVDWGENIQQSIKRELHEETGLLLTKMGRFVGVYSAPDRDPRLHSICLAFEIKVEGQLQVNDINEISEVKSFSLDEALSMSLSHDHNQQLQDYFQGELVIR; this is encoded by the coding sequence ATGAAACGTTTCGCATATATGGTTCAGACGTTTCTGGGCCTTCTTTTTCGACACCCTTTACTGGGGGTGTGTTTAATGCCGATCCTTGAGGATGGGCAAATCGTATTAGTTAAACGTCGGGATAATGGTCAATGGAGTTTACCGGGCGGCATGGTGGATTGGGGTGAAAATATTCAGCAAAGTATCAAACGAGAACTCCATGAAGAAACGGGTTTATTGCTAACAAAAATGGGACGATTTGTGGGGGTATACTCAGCACCCGATCGTGATCCACGATTACATTCCATTTGTTTAGCTTTTGAAATTAAGGTTGAAGGCCAATTGCAAGTGAACGATATCAATGAAATATCTGAGGTGAAATCGTTTTCCCTAGATGAGGCCCTGAGTATGTCCCTAAGTCATGACCATAACCAACAGTTGCAAGACTACTTCCAAGGTGAACTAGTGATTCGCTAG
- the bcp gene encoding thioredoxin-dependent thiol peroxidase codes for MTLAIGDYAPEFTLPNADGDSIVLKSFRGQWVVLYFYPRDNTPGCTKEACGFRDQYETYQTEQVVILGVSGDDAKSHQKFINKQDLPFQLLSDLDLNVAKSYEAYGPKKFMGKEYEGFYRHTFLIDSEGKLAKIYRKVKAADHATDMLQALELLRK; via the coding sequence ATGACATTGGCAATTGGCGATTACGCACCTGAATTCACTTTACCCAATGCAGATGGGGACTCCATTGTCCTTAAAAGTTTTCGAGGACAATGGGTGGTTCTTTATTTTTATCCTCGAGACAATACTCCTGGCTGTACCAAAGAAGCCTGCGGGTTTCGTGACCAGTATGAGACCTATCAAACCGAGCAGGTTGTTATCCTGGGGGTAAGCGGAGATGATGCCAAGTCTCACCAGAAATTCATTAATAAGCAAGATTTGCCATTCCAATTACTCTCCGATCTCGATCTAAATGTGGCAAAATCCTATGAAGCCTATGGCCCTAAAAAGTTTATGGGCAAAGAATATGAAGGGTTCTATCGACATACTTTTCTGATTGATTCTGAAGGGAAGCTAGCGAAGATTTATCGAAAGGTCAAGGCCGCCGATCACGCCACAGATATGTTGCAGGCTTTAGAATTATTGAGGAAATAG
- a CDS encoding N-acetyltransferase encodes MDKNFVPGFNARLGTRGEQYLLLQFMQRTYKELHPGHDYQHLRAVIDQYWSTDTPYWLVTPENEAHRFVACLWLGTAVDQVTGDAYTHIFILFVDPAHRQQGLGTALLQRAEAWAAQQGDQQIGLQVFTNAHPALSLYEKLGYQPKAVLLVKPIQTQ; translated from the coding sequence TTGGATAAAAACTTTGTTCCGGGGTTTAACGCACGCTTAGGGACGAGGGGTGAGCAGTATTTATTACTGCAATTCATGCAACGGACCTACAAAGAACTCCACCCTGGGCATGATTATCAACATCTTCGGGCCGTTATTGATCAATATTGGTCTACCGATACCCCTTACTGGCTGGTCACCCCTGAGAATGAGGCCCATCGATTTGTGGCCTGTTTGTGGCTAGGAACGGCGGTTGATCAAGTCACGGGAGACGCTTATACCCATATTTTTATTCTTTTTGTGGATCCAGCACATCGCCAGCAAGGTCTTGGGACCGCCTTATTACAGAGGGCTGAAGCATGGGCTGCTCAGCAAGGGGATCAGCAAATTGGTTTGCAGGTGTTTACCAATGCCCATCCCGCATTATCGCTGTATGAAAAGCTAGGGTATCAGCCTAAGGCGGTTTTGTTGGTCAAGCCCATTCAAACGCAATAA